From a region of the Euwallacea similis isolate ESF13 chromosome 3, ESF131.1, whole genome shotgun sequence genome:
- the LOC136419665 gene encoding tRNA (cytidine(32)/guanosine(34)-2'-O)-methyltransferase-like: MGKTSKDKRDIYYRKAKEQGWRARSAFKLLQIDEKFGVLKGVTRAVDLCAAPGSWSQVLSRKLYLNEEICIKEPTYLFSTEAVAAEQKSKDAKHSEPRKKNEDVKIVAVDLQPMSPLPGVIQIQGDITKFSTAQEIMSHFEGEKADIVICDGAPDVTGLHCMDIYIQAQLLLGALHITCNVLKQGGTFVAKIFRGKDNDLLTNQLLTLFEEVHVAKPKSSRNSSIEAFVVCQKYSPPEGFDPTLMTPYLEVSNKDFSSLEGINRVIIPFIVCGDVSAYDSDTTYPLQLEGEAPYKYTPPVQPPIAPPYSFKPDSSKSEIDHFLKKIDKAVKKVRLGEVANVSDEEEKISNADDNLPEMAISQDRDPVGHTITNQDIKTKQIFDNGPYFDLITKVDKVRKQQPELDAEASAELKNCDLKLLPEFELLCDEQADPDVVQALLQHIQLGSVENSCVTCFCSD; encoded by the exons atgggaaaaactTCTAAAGATAAAAGAGACATTTATTACCGAAAAGCCAAGGAGCAAGGTTGGAGAGCAAGAAGCGCAttcaaattattgcaaatcGATGAAAAATTTGGTGTATTAAAGGGGGTCACTAGAGCAGTTGATCTCTGTGCAGCTCCTGGAAGCTGGTCACAGGTGTTATCACGAAAACTGTACTTAAACGAGGAAATCTGTATTAAGGAACCAACATACTTGTTTTCCACTGAAGCTGTGGCTGCAgaacaaaaaagtaaagatGCAAAACACAGTGAACCtcgaaagaaaaatgaagatgTAAAGATAGTTGCTGTTGATCTCCAG ccCATGTCTCCTCTGCCTGGGGTAATTCAAATCCAAGGTGACATTACAAAGTTTTCAACTGCGCAAGAAATTATGTCCCATTTTGAAGGAGAAAAAGCAGATATAGTGATTTGTGATGGTGCTCCAGATGTTACAGGCCTGCATTGCATGGACATTTATATTCAAGCCCAGCTTCTTTTAG gTGCTCTTCACATAACTTGCAATGTCTTAAAACAAGGAGGCACCTTTGtggcaaaaatatttagaggTAAAGATAATGATTTACTGACAAATCAGCTGTTGACCCTGTTTGAGGAAGTTCATGTCGCAAAGCCTAAAAGTTCCAGGAATTCAAGTATAGAAGCATTTGTAGTATGTCAAAAATACAGTCCACCAGAAGGCTTTGATCCTACTCTAATGACTCCCTATTTAGAAGTTTCTAATAAGGATTTTAGTTCTTTAGAGG GAATTAACCGAGTTATAATCCCTTTCATTGTATGTGGAGATGTCAGTGCATATGACTCGGACACGACATATCCTTTACAACTAGAGGGTGAAGCCCCTTATAAATACACACCCCCTGTTCAGCCTCCTATAGCCCCGCCTTATAGCTTTAAACCAGACTCGTCGAAATCCGAAATTGATcactttttaaagaaaattgataagGCTGTTAAAAAAGTACGACTAGGTGAAGTTGCAAATGTTAGTGATGAAGAAGAAAAGATAAGTAATGCCGATGATAATCTGCCCGAGATGGCAATTTCTCAAG ATCGCGATCCTGTAGGACATACAATTACAAACCAAGACATCAAAACTAAACAAATATTCGACAACGGACCGTATTTTGACTTGATTACTAAAGTGGATAAAGTTAGAAAACAGCAACCAGAACTTGACGCTGAGGCGTCAGCCGAACTTAAAAATTGCGACCTTAAATTGCTACCGGAATTCGAATTGTTATGTGATGAACAAGCAGATCCAGACGTTGTCCAGGCATTGTTGCAACACATTCAATTAGGAAGTGTCGAAAACAGTTGTGTTACGTGCTTTTGTTCTGATTAA